A window of Tatumella citrea genomic DNA:
GACCTGGTCGGCACCTAATGATGATAAGAAGCCGGCTTTATTCGGATCTCTTGTCACGGCAATCACGGTGGCACCGAAAGCTTTCGCCAGCAGGATCTGATGGCTGCCTAATCCGCCACTGGCTCCGTTGATCAGTACTGTTTCTCCGGCTTTTAGTTGTGACAGATTAATCGCTCTCAGACTGGTCGCTATCGGGCAACTGGCAAGTGCCGCATCTTTGAACGAAATATTGTCGGGCAGCAGCACAGTAGAAACTGCGGGAACTGAGATGAACTCTGCGTAGGAACCTTCGGTATCGACAGAGGGGGCACCCAATGCTTTGCAGAGGTCATGCCGACCAGCCAGACAGAACGGGCATTTACCGCAAAAACGCCGCTGGTAGATAACGACACGATCGCCTGGTTTACGGTTATCTACTTCACTACCTGCCCGTCTGATAATCCCGGAGGCTTCATGACCCAGTACTACTCCTTTACGGGCGTGTGGTAAACGCCCCTGACGATGCAGAATATCATGGTGGCAGATCCCGGAAGCCTGGATTTCAATCAGTACATGGCCGGCAGGTACTTCGGGTAATGCGGTGTCACGGATAACCAGTTGTGACGGTAAGCCAAAATCTTTGAGTATGATCGCTTTCATAGTTATCTCATAAATTACTAAGCTAATGACAAATTCATATAGAGAACAATGTGTGCGTATTGTGCACGTTGCGGTATTCTAATCCCTCAGCCGGAATTTACAAGGTACATTTGGG
This region includes:
- a CDS encoding alcohol dehydrogenase catalytic domain-containing protein; translated protein: MKAIILKDFGLPSQLVIRDTALPEVPAGHVLIEIQASGICHHDILHRQGRLPHARKGVVLGHEASGIIRRAGSEVDNRKPGDRVVIYQRRFCGKCPFCLAGRHDLCKALGAPSVDTEGSYAEFISVPAVSTVLLPDNISFKDAALASCPIATSLRAINLSQLKAGETVLINGASGGLGSHQILLAKAFGATVIAVTRDPNKAGFLSSLGADQVIVSPDNQYAAEVWKLTEKQGVQVALDNTAVSLPETLRGMTHGGRVILLGNINPHDINISPGLLIGRRLSLQGSGSATLAEVNQSLALISRGIIKPIIHQVMEFNDVAAAHQLLETSDITGRIVLQGWK